The following proteins are co-located in the Manihot esculenta cultivar AM560-2 chromosome 7, M.esculenta_v8, whole genome shotgun sequence genome:
- the LOC110619158 gene encoding polyadenylate-binding protein 8, whose product MAQVQVPVQAQGVNGGANPQFVTTSLYVGDLEANVTDSHLYDLFNQVGQVVSVRVCRDLTTRRSLGYGYVNYSSPQDAARALDMLNFTPLNGSPIRIMYSHRDPSIRKSGAGNIFIKNLDKGIDHKALHDTFSAFGNILSCKVATDFSGQSKGYGFVQFDNEESAQKAIEKLNGMLLNDKQVYVGPFLRKQERESATDKMRFNNVFVKNLSETVTDEDLNKTFGEFGTITSAVVMRDGDGKTKCFGFVNFENADDAARAVEALNGKKFEDKEWYVGKAQKKSERETELKLRFEQSMKEAADKFQGANLYIKNLDDSISDDKLKELFSPFGLITSCKVMRDPNGISRGSGFVAFSTPDEASRALMEMNGKMVVSKPLYVALAQRKEDRRARLQAQFSQMRPVAMAPSVAPRMPMYPPGGPGLGQQIFYGQAPPAIIPPQPGFGYQQQLVPGMRPGGAPMPNFFVPMVQQGQQGQRPGGRRAGAAQQSQQPMPLMQQQMLPRGRVYRYPPGRALPDVPMTGVAGGMLSVPYDMGGMPMRDTALSQPIPIGALASALANASPEQQRTMLGENLYPLVEQLEPDAAAKVTGMLLEMDQTEVLHLLESPEALKAKVAEAMEVLRSVQQQQASGAADQLASLSLNDNLVS is encoded by the exons ATGGCACAGGTTCAAGTTCCGGTTCAGGCTCAGGGTGTGAACGGCGGGGCCAACCCCCAGTTCGTGACTACTTCCCTTTATGTCGGGGATCTGGAGGCGAACGTGACGGATTCGCACCTGTACGATCTGTTTAATCAAGTCGGTCAAGTGGTTTCTGTTCGGGTTTGCAGGGACTTGACTACACGGCGATCGCTCGGTTATGGCTACGTTAATTATAGCAGTCCTCAGGATg CTGCTAGGGCATTGGATATGCTGAATTTCACCCCTCTCAATGGAAGCCCCATCAGAATTATGTATTCTCATCGTGACCCTAGTATTCGCAAAAGTGGCGCTGGCAACATATTTATCAAG AATCTGGACAAGGGAATTGACCACAAAGCATTGCATGATACTTTCTCGGCATTTGGTAACATCCTATCTTGCAAGGTGGCTACAGATTTCTCTGGCCAGTCAAAGGGCTATGGCTTTGTACAGTTTGACAATGAGGAATCTGCCCAAAAGGCTATAGAGAAGTTAAATGGGATGCTATTGAATGATAAGCAAGTGTATGTTGGACCTTTTCTTCGCAAACAGGAAAGAGAGAGTGCCACTGACAAGATGAGATTTAACAATGTCTTCGTAAAGAACCTCTCAGAAACAGTCACTGATGAAGATTTGAATAAAACTTTTGGTGAATTTGGAACAATCACTAGTGCTGTGGTGATGAGAGATGGAGATGGAAAAACAAAGTGCTTTGGATTTGTCAACTTTGAGAATGCAGATGACGCTGCTAGAGCTGTTGAGGCCCTTAATGGAAAGAAATTTGAGGATAAGGAGTGGTATGTTGGGAAAGCCCAAAAGAAATCTGAAAGGGAAACTGAATTAAAACTTCGATTTGAGCAGAGTATGAAGGAGGCAGCTGATAAGTTTCAAGGGGCCAATTTGTACATTAAAAACCTAGATGATAGCATAAGTGATGATAAGCTTAAGGAGCTCTTCTCTCCATTTGGTTTAATCACATCATGCAAG GTTATGCGTGATCCTAATGGAATAAGCAGAGGTTCTGGGTTTGTTGCTTTCTCTACTCCCGATGAAGCATCCAGAGCT CTCATGGAGATGAATGGCAAAATGGTTGTCAGCAAACCTTTATATGTGGCACTTGCACAACGAAAAGAAGATAGAAGAGCCAGGCTGCAG GCACAATTTTCTCAAATGAGGCCAGTTGCAATGGCACCATCAGTTGCTCCTCGAATGCCAATGTACCCCCCTGGTGGTCCAGGACTGGGACAGCAGATATTCTATGGACAAGCCCCACCTGCTATAATACCTCCTCAG CCTGGATTTGGATATCAGCAACAGCTTGTACCTGGTATGAGGCCTGGTGGAGCTCCTATGCCAAATTTCTTTGTGCCTATGGTTCAGCAGGGGCAGCAGGGACAGCGTCCTGGTGGTCGACGGGCTGGAGCTGCTCAGCAATCTCAGCAGCCAATGCCACTAATGCAGCAGCAG ATGCTTCCAAGGGGACGTGTCTATCGCTACCCTCCTGGGCGGGCCTTGCCTGATGTTCCAATGACTGGTGTTGCTGGAGGGATGCTTTCTGTTCCATACGACATGGGTGGTATGCCAATGCGTGATACAGCTTTGTCTCAGCCAATTCCAATTGGTGCTTTGGCTAGTGCACTTGCAAATGCTAGTCCAGAACAGCAGAGGACG ATGCTGGGTGAGAATCTCTACCCTCTGGTAGAACAGCTGGAGCCTGATGCAGCTGCTAAGGTGACAGGAATGCTTCTAGAGATGGACCAGACTGAGGTTTTGCACTTGCTGGAGTCGCCAGAAGCTCTAAAAGCAAAGGTTGCTGAGGCAATGGAGGTTCTGAGGAGTGTGCAGCAGCAACAGGCTAGTGGCGCAGCTGATCAGCTAGCATCTCTGTCATTGAATGACAACCTTGTTTCCTAG